The following coding sequences are from one Treponema parvum window:
- a CDS encoding V-type ATP synthase subunit K (produces ATP from ADP in the presence of a proton gradient across the membrane; the K subunit is a nonenzymatic component which binds the dimeric form by interacting with the G and E subunits), giving the protein MNFGMLGAAVCMGIAAFGSAMGIGISGRSAIGAWKRCYLNNKPAPFILTVFAGAPLTQTIYGFLLMQTMMSSQKDPWFLLGLGFASGLAMSASAIAQGQAGAAGSDALGETGKGFAQYIMVVGLCETVALFAMVFSMIVC; this is encoded by the coding sequence ATGAATTTTGGAATGCTTGGAGCTGCTGTTTGTATGGGAATTGCCGCTTTCGGTTCGGCGATGGGTATTGGAATTTCAGGCCGTTCGGCCATCGGTGCGTGGAAACGCTGCTATTTGAATAATAAACCGGCTCCCTTTATTTTAACCGTCTTTGCGGGCGCACCGCTTACGCAGACGATCTACGGTTTTTTGCTCATGCAGACTATGATGTCTTCGCAAAAAGATCCCTGGTTTTTGCTGGGGCTCGGTTTTGCTTCAGGCCTTGCGATGAGCGCTTCCGCAATCGCACAGGGACAGGCCGGAGCCGCGGGTTCCGACGCTCTCGGTGAAACCGGAAAGGGCTTTGCACAGTACATTATGGTAGTCGGTCTTTGCGAAACCGTCGCTTTGTTCGCAATGGTGTTCTCAATGATCGTCTGTTAA